A window of the Gossypium hirsutum isolate 1008001.06 chromosome A05, Gossypium_hirsutum_v2.1, whole genome shotgun sequence genome harbors these coding sequences:
- the LOC107961459 gene encoding uncharacterized protein → MAEEQPATMATGITDLDHDSFAHCASFLSLRDLSNLAMSSKSLKSFAYSDSIWLDRFRELWPENFPLSGVRKAYLNRRTALHQFKYYDPFVASLFAEGYYSVDNILLDKNDIIFSQGPAIKMAKIDSIMSGGSLVTMPGHNSRVTCLRLFPLSETSLAQSEAQTEENVLLTSNCDGSIRLWWKGACRRVFGGWHAAVHTMSDKLLGNGDVKVLASGEHYGSICLWSLSSSGRRYRQALKAKFCGDQKPVKWMSVVGNKPSNLVTMSGDSKVRVWDTTKLSDNRCVGLTSVRRKPVDMKCHENLLYVAADSSVVVLDLRIMQKVSTAAICKPKIFSLTIMPSKSLVCTGGLNKAMLWDIRKGQERWKLEPVTELYGRHQTPVTHLHMDPYKIITGGFESNIVETWETDTGKKTISFFCTQPQYRFNRGCSAMAVNACRIVAACHVGVRGFISFCRFLQCNSSALGTVFEVHDHIYKESLAET, encoded by the exons ATGGCGGAGGAGCAACCGGCGACGATGGCTACGGGGATTACCGATTTGGATCATGACTCATTTGCTCATTGCGCTTCCTTCCTTAGCCTTCGGGACCTCTCAAACCTCGCCATGTCCTCCAAATCTCTCAAATCATTTGCTTACTCCGACTCTATCTGGCTCGACCGCTTcag GGAGCTTTGGCCGGAAAATTTCCCCTTATCGGGAGTGAGGAAGGCCTATTTGAATCGGCGTACCGCGCTGCATCAGTTTAAATATTATGATCCTTTTGTTGCAAGCTTGTTTGCTGAAGGATATTACTCAGTCGACAATATACTTCTTGATAAGAATGATATAATCTTTTCTCAA GGTCCTGCGATAAAGATGGCCAAAATCGACAGCATTATGAGTGGAGGCTCATTAGTTACAATGCCTGGTCATAACTCAAGAGTTACATGCTTGAG ATTGTTTCCGCTTAGTGAAACTAGTTTAGCTCAAAGTGAGGCGCAAACAGAAGAGAATGTTTTGTTAACCTCTAATTGCGACGGCTCAATTCGTCTATGGTGGAAG GGTGCTTGCCGACGGGTGTTTGGAGGTTGGCATGCTGCTGTTCATACCATGTCTGATAAATTATTAGGTAATGGCGACGTCAAAGTATTGGCGAGTGGTGAGCACTATGGTTCTATTTGCCTTTGGTCCCTTAGTTCTAGTGGTAGACGGTACAGACAAGCTTTAAAGGCTAAATTTTGCGGGGATCAGAAACCTGTTAAATGGATGTCAGTCGTTGG GAACAAACCTTCAAACTTAGTGACTATGTCAGGGGATTCTAAG GTGAGAGTTTGGGACACAACTAAATTATCAGATAATCGTTGCGTGGGATTGACTTCTGTGCGCCGTAAACCTGTGGACATGAAATGCCATGAAAACTTACTCTATGTCGCAGCTGATTCTTCTGTCGTAGTACtcgatttgagaataatgcaaaaagttagcaCTGCAGCAATATGCAAACCAAAAATATTCTCTCTCACGATTATGCCCTCAAAATCTTTAGTCTGTACTGGCGGATTGaataa GGCAATGCTTTGGGATATCAGGAAAGGGCAGGAGAGATGGAAACTAGAACCAGTCACTGAGTTGTATGGTCGTCATCAGACTCCAGTAACACATTTACACATGGATCCGTATAAAATAATTACCGGAGGATTTGAGAGTAACATTGTTGAAACTTGGGAGACAGACACCGGCAAAAAAACAATATCCTTCTTTTGTACTCAACCGCAGTATAGATTTAACCGTGGTTGTTCAGCCATGGCCGTAAATGCATGTAGAATTGTTGCTGCCTGTCATGTGGGAGTCAGGGGATTTATTTCATTTTGCCGATTTCTCCAGTGCAACTCGTCCGCTTTAGGAACGGTTTTTGAGGTACATGATCATATATACAAAGAATCATTGGCTGAAACATGA